Proteins encoded by one window of Seriola aureovittata isolate HTS-2021-v1 ecotype China chromosome 4, ASM2101889v1, whole genome shotgun sequence:
- the mlf1 gene encoding myeloid leukemia factor 1 isoform X1 translates to MFNSNFRDFDEDPFFSDPFRAHREHMRQMMRSFSEPFGGPLMPSIMDGRSRGHDMAEYPSSSVGLRDEHRDMSRSLLPFGGTDSTDMMRNPFGMFDNVMANVRNRMQDMQRENMPTDSNTHSFSSSSVMTYSKVGNEPPKVFQATSSTRRAPGGIKETRQAIKDSESGLEKMSIGHHIQDRGHVVEKKYNKKTGEKEFNQDFENLDESEAQSFDDEWQQEVSKFQPSGPMSRLEEARPRAVRWAALTGPEQAQRDESKGRAEGKSNMKGSDSTKQ, encoded by the exons ATGTTCAATAGTAATTTCAGGGACTTTGATGAGGATCCGTTCTTCTC GGATCCATTCCGGGCTCACAGGGAACATATGCGGCAGATGATGCGTAGTTTCTCTGAGCCATTCGGCGGGCCATTAATGCCCAGTATAATGGATGGGAGAAGCCGTGGTCACGACATGGCAGAATATCCGAGCTCATCCGTGGGGCTGAGGGATGAACACAGG GATATGAGCCGGTCATTGTTGCCCTTTGGCGGTACTGACAGCACG gacATGATGAGGAACCCTTTCGGCATGTTTGACAACGTTATGGCCAACGTGAGAAACAGGATGCAGGACATGCAGCGT GAGAACATGCCCACAGATTCAAACACCCACTCATTCAGCTCCTCATCAGTCATGACATATTCAAAGGTTGGAAATGAACCTCCTAAGGTCTTCCAGGCGACCTCATCAACACGCCGTGCCCCTGGAGGG ATCAAGGAGACCCGGCAAGCAATTAAAGACTCCGAGAGTGGTCTGGAGAAGATGTCAATTGGTCACCACATCCAGGACAGGGGACATGTTGTTGAGAAGAAATATAACaagaaaacaggagagaagGAGTTCAACCAGGACTTTGAGAATTTGGATGAAT CTGAAGCACAGTCTTTCGACGATGAGTGGCAGCAGGAGGTGTCAAAGTTCCAACCATCTGGCCCCATGTCTCGCCTGGAGGAAGCCCGACCCCGTGCTGTTCGCTGGGCAGCCCTCACCGGTCCTGAGCAGGCCCAAAG AGACGAATCAAAGGGCAGGGCTGAGGGTAAAAGCAACATGAAAGGCTCGGACTCAACAAAGCAGTAA
- the med29 gene encoding mediator of RNA polymerase II transcription subunit 29 → MASQQQQPGGPMSQPGLQQPTSIQQQQQQLSQQQDFDPVHRFKMLIPQLKESLQNVMKIASLNLAHNTAIDNGIKSSDASVQRFDKSLEEFYALCDQLELCLRLAYECLSQSIDSAKHSPNLVPTATKPDTVQTESMSYAQYLGMIKSQISCAKDIHNALLECSKKIAGKGQPQGLM, encoded by the exons ATGGCTTCTCAGCAACAACAACCCGGCGGGCCGATGTCTCAGCCCGGATTACAACAGCCAACTTCCattcaacaacagcagcagcagttgagTCAACAGCAAGACTTCGATCCAGTTCATAGATTTAAGATGCTCATTCCACAGCTGAAGGAGAGTCTGCAG aatGTCATGAAGATTGCATCCTTGAATTTAGCCCATAACACGGCCATTGACAACGGAAT CAAAAGCAGCGACGCCTCTGTTCAGCGCTTTGACAAAAGCCTGGAGGAGTTTTATGCCCTTTGTGATCAACTGGAGCTGTGTTTG CGGCTGGCGTATGAGTGCCTTTCTCAGAGCATTGACAGCGCCAAACATTCACCCAACCTGGTCCCAACAGCCACCAAGCCAGACACAGTGCAGACAGAATCCATGTCTTACGCCCAGTACCTCGGTATGATCAAGTCTCAGATCTCCTGCGCCAAAGATATCCACAATGCTTTGCTGGAGTGTTCCAAGAAGATCGCAGGAAAGGGACAGCCTCAGGGACTCATGTAG
- the mlf1 gene encoding myeloid leukemia factor 1 isoform X2: MFNSNFRDFDEDPFFSDPFRAHREHMRQMMRSFSEPFGGPLMPSIMDGRSRGHDMAEYPSSSVGLRDEHRDMMRNPFGMFDNVMANVRNRMQDMQRENMPTDSNTHSFSSSSVMTYSKVGNEPPKVFQATSSTRRAPGGIKETRQAIKDSESGLEKMSIGHHIQDRGHVVEKKYNKKTGEKEFNQDFENLDESEAQSFDDEWQQEVSKFQPSGPMSRLEEARPRAVRWAALTGPEQAQRDESKGRAEGKSNMKGSDSTKQ, from the exons ATGTTCAATAGTAATTTCAGGGACTTTGATGAGGATCCGTTCTTCTC GGATCCATTCCGGGCTCACAGGGAACATATGCGGCAGATGATGCGTAGTTTCTCTGAGCCATTCGGCGGGCCATTAATGCCCAGTATAATGGATGGGAGAAGCCGTGGTCACGACATGGCAGAATATCCGAGCTCATCCGTGGGGCTGAGGGATGAACACAGG gacATGATGAGGAACCCTTTCGGCATGTTTGACAACGTTATGGCCAACGTGAGAAACAGGATGCAGGACATGCAGCGT GAGAACATGCCCACAGATTCAAACACCCACTCATTCAGCTCCTCATCAGTCATGACATATTCAAAGGTTGGAAATGAACCTCCTAAGGTCTTCCAGGCGACCTCATCAACACGCCGTGCCCCTGGAGGG ATCAAGGAGACCCGGCAAGCAATTAAAGACTCCGAGAGTGGTCTGGAGAAGATGTCAATTGGTCACCACATCCAGGACAGGGGACATGTTGTTGAGAAGAAATATAACaagaaaacaggagagaagGAGTTCAACCAGGACTTTGAGAATTTGGATGAAT CTGAAGCACAGTCTTTCGACGATGAGTGGCAGCAGGAGGTGTCAAAGTTCCAACCATCTGGCCCCATGTCTCGCCTGGAGGAAGCCCGACCCCGTGCTGTTCGCTGGGCAGCCCTCACCGGTCCTGAGCAGGCCCAAAG AGACGAATCAAAGGGCAGGGCTGAGGGTAAAAGCAACATGAAAGGCTCGGACTCAACAAAGCAGTAA